In Argiope bruennichi chromosome X1, qqArgBrue1.1, whole genome shotgun sequence, a single window of DNA contains:
- the LOC129959283 gene encoding uncharacterized protein LOC129959283 encodes MLVVEKITDLTPVKFLNVEGQIPENINLADDTFYVPGPIDCLLGAEIFYELLRCGQIYSENSNLIFQNTVFGFVASGSSTCVNSELNVHCGLIKEGDLNDTLRKFWELENVDLERTKNKEAVLCEEHFVKTHSRDVEGRYIVKMPLKDDPKCLGESRDIALKRLDALCIRLERDPQYLKLYKDFIHEYEHLGHMKEIITEEDNSEIRYYMPHHGVYRPQKSTTKLRVVFNASNPTSNGLSLNALQYNGGLVQDDLFAIMLKFREHPYAFTADVKMMYRMILMHESQQPLLRILWKENRDDPVKTFELKTVTYGTVSAPFLATRVLLQLSKDEEKSFPLAAPILRQNFYMDDVLCGASSLEEAKELKSQLSGILAKGGMQLHKWSSSHLELASNIDGGYDFENLIETKTLGVSWKSLEDCFVFRVAVDLKNSYNKRCVLSTIARLFDPLGLLGPVVAKAKIFMQSLWSLKIDWMDELPSERAKEWHQFLEDFKSINSICIERCIVHPHATRIELHGFADASEKCYGAVIYCRSYSSNGIPTVKLVTSKSRVAPVKSVTIPRLELCAAVLLSKLMKRVVTALQVDSPPTYMWSDSTIVLAWIQKDPNMLKTFVGNRVSTIQQLTSAEQWHHVPSSQNPADLISRGLDPSSLHHSSLWWTGPPFLSTEDMFSSEPPPVSSIEEFQSELKTNQRVIQHELERLKFSDSNNFVYLNAKVNNFVHDIIGLSNNYCRLIRILSYIYRFLNNCRVNFPKNFGILKAIELKESEMKLLKIIQEEDFHKEIKSLKVSGFVNTDSQAKPVTLDQIMGDLPRDRVTPNYPFNVSGVDFCGPFFIKYRNQRKGILNKVYVCIFICFVTKAIHLEIVSDLTSGAFIATLKRFFARRGKSSKIYSDNAQTFIGAIREIKRLLEIVIDQDKILAEYLLSEGVEWKFIPPRSPNFGGLWEAGVKSFKYHLKRVVGKANLTYEEFLTVTNQIEGILNSRPLSPLSSDIDDLKVLTPAHFLIGRPISAIIEPDITSIDTNRLKLWQRVTKIVQLIWKRWHITYLSHLQNRTKWQIIKANVKIGDLVLLKEENLPSTKWAIGRILNIYHGKDGNDTKEGCGQYTASSAKPVLGYRESAFALFLSVFDVSNRKYRSAKGHAISKELATLPVICRNLPIVPFRSR; translated from the exons atgttaGTAGTAGAGAAAATTACCGATTTAActccagttaaatttttaaatgtggaaGGACAAATTCCTGAGAACATTAATTTAGCAGATGATACTTTTTATGTTCCAGGTCCCATTGACTGTTTATTGGGTGCggaaattttctatgaattattacGCTGCGGgcaaatatattctgaaaattctaatcttattttccaaaatacagTGTTTGGGTTTGTGGCTTCAGGTAGTAGTACTTGTGTAAATAGTGAGTTAAACGTACATTGTGGATTAATTAAGGAAGGAGATTTAAATGATACcttaagaaaattttgggaattaGAAAATGTTGATTTAGAGCGAACCAAAAATAAAGAGGCAGTTTTGTGTGAGGAACATTTCGTGAAAACGCATTCAAGGGATGTTGAGGGCCGGTACATAGTTAAAATGCCCCTTAAAGATGATCCGAAATGTTTAGGTGAATCAAGGGACATAGCTCTCAAACGTTTGGATGCTCTGTGTATTAGGTTAGAGAGAGATCCTCAATACCTAAAAttatacaaagatttcatacaCGAATATGAACATTTAGGACACATGAAAGAAATAATCACTGAGGAGGATAATTCAGAGATAAGATATTATATGCCACACCATGGCGTATATCGGCCACAAAAAAGTACCACTAAATTGAGAGTGGTCTTTAATGCGTCGAATCCGACAAGTAATGGATTGTCACTCAATGCGTTGCAATATAACGGAGGACTTGTGCAAGATGACTTATTTGCAATAATGCTAAAATTCAGAGAGCATCCTTATGCCTTTACGGCCGATGTTAAAATGATGTATCGTATGATACTCATGCACGAGAGCCAGCAACCATTGCTCagaattttatggaaagagaaTCGTGATGATCCAGTAAAAACGTTTGAGCTAAAAACAGTGACTTATGGGACAGTGAGTGCTCCCTTTTTAGCAACAAGAGTACTGTTGCAACTATCTAAAGATGAAGAGAAGAGCTTTCCCTTAGCAGCACCAATTCTTAGACAGAACTTTTACATGGATGACGTTCTTTGCGGCGCGTCTTCTTTAGAGGAAGCTAAGGAACTGAAGAGTCAACTTTCTGGTATATTGGCGAAGGGAGGAATGCAGCTTCATAAGTGGTCCAGCAGCCACTTAGAACTGGCTTCAAATATCGATGGAGGATATGACTTTGAAAATCTCATCGAGACTAAGACGTTAGGAGTGTCCTGGAAGTCACTAGAGGACTGTTTTGTTTTCAGAGTTGCAGTCGATTTAAAGAATTCTTACAACAAGAGATGTGTTCTTTCAACTATTGCTAGACTTTTCGACCCACTGGGACTACTTGGTCCAGTAGTCGCAAAAGCCAAAATCTTCATGCAGAGCCTTTGGAGTCTTAAAATTGATTGGATGGATGAGTTGCCATCTGAAAGAGCCAAAGAATGGCACCAGTTTCTTGAAGATTTCAAGAGTATAAACAGTATCTGTATTGAAAGGTGTATTGTGCATCCGCATGCGACGAGGATTGAATTACACGGTTTTGCCGACGCTTCAGAAAAGTGTTACGGAGCAGTGATATACTGTCGTTCTTATTCGTCAAACGGCATACCAACAGTGAAACTTGTGACGAGCAAAAGCAGAGTTGCACCCGTGAAAAGTGTCACAATACCGCGGCTTGAGCTGTGTGCCGCCGTCCTCTTGTCAAAGCTGATGAAACGAGTTGTGACTGCTTTACAAGTTGATTCACCTCCAACGTACATGTGGAGTGATTCAACAATCGTTTTAGCATGGATCCAAAAAGACCCTAACATGCTAAAGACCTTTGTGGGAAATCGAGTTTCCACCATTCAACAGCTGACCTCTGCAGAACAGTGGCATCATGTTCCCTCGTCTCAGAACCCGGCTGACCTCATTTCCAGAGGTCTCGACCCATCAAGCCTGCACCACAGTTCATTATGGTGGACTGGACCTCCATTCTTGTCCACTGAGGACATGTTTTCCAGTGAGCCACCACCAGTGAGTTCCATTGAAGAGTTCCAATCCGAGTTAAAGACAAACCAGAGAGTGATACAACATGAACTAGAACGTTTAAAATTTAGTGACTCTAATAACTTTGTTTATCTTAATGCTAAAGTGAACAATTTTGTGCATGATATAATTggtttaagtaataattattgtCGTTTAATTAggatattaagttatatttacagGTTCTTGAACAATTGTAGAGTTAATTTTCCTAAGAATTTTGGAATCTTAAAAGCTATTGAATTAAAGGAATCTGAAATGAAGCTCCTTAAAATTATTCAAGAGGAAGACTTTCACAAGGAAATCAAGTCTCTCAAGGTATCAGGTTTTGTCAATACTGACAGtcag GCTAAACCTGTTACTTTAGACCAGATAATGGGAGATTTGCCGAGAGATCGAGTAACACCTAACTATCCATTCAATGTGAGTGGAGTTGATTTTTGTggaccattcttcataaaatatcgcAACCAGAGgaaaggtattttaaataaagtctatgtgtgtatttttatatgctttgtaaCCAAAGCAATTCATCTAGAGATTGTGAGTGACTTAACGAGTGGAGCTTTTATTGCtacactaaaaagattttttgcaaGGAGAGGCAAATCATCCAAAATTTATTCGGATAACGCTCAAACTTTTATTGGAGCGATTAGGGAAATTAAGAGATTACTTGAGATTGTAATTGATCAAGATAAAATTCTTGCTGAGTATTTACTCTCAGAGGGAGTTGAATGGAAATTCATTCCACCCCGTTCACCCAATTTTGGAGGCCTTTGGGAGGCTGGAGTGAAGTCCTTTAAGTACCATCTTAAACGTGTAGTAGGTAAAGCTAATTTAACTTATGAGGAATTTTTGACAGTTACAAATCAAATAGAAGGAATTCTAAATTCCAGACCATTATCACCATTGTCCTCAGATATAGATGACTTAAAGGTCTTGACACCGGCACATTTTTTAATAGGCAGGCCTATCAGTGCAATAATAGAACCAGATATTACGAGTATAGACACTAATAGGTTAAAATTGTGGCAAAGAGTAACGAAAATTGTCCAACTTATTTGGAAACGTTGGCATATTACCTATTTAAGCCATTTACAAAATCGCACGAAATGGCAAATAATCAAAGCCAATGTCAAGATAGGTGATTTGGTACTGTTGAAAGAGGAAAATTTACCGAGTACCAAATGGGCTATTGGTCGTATTCTGAATATTTACCACGGTAAGGATGGTAAC gacaCTAAAGAAG